Sequence from the Peromyscus eremicus chromosome 4, PerEre_H2_v1, whole genome shotgun sequence genome:
GTGCCCTGCGTGAACCAGACATGATGGCACaaatctttaattccagcactccagattCAGGCTGCTGTTCGAGTCTTTACCTGTACATCCCTTGTGAccatctccttcctccattctccgtTTAGTGGCTCGAATGTTTCCTTCCCAGACAGCATCTGGTGTGGCACCCGGAGCGTCTGAGGGAGAGACAAAATCAGGGTACACTGCAGAGCGCACCTCCAGCTGTGTGGTATCAGCTCTACACTGCCTCTGCCCTTCGTGGGATGAGGTCACTGTGAGGAAAAACCTGTGCAGTGCACGTTAGGGCATTGTGCTGACCAAGGCCAGTGTCCCGAGCCCTGCACTGCATTTTCCGCCCTTTGAGAGTGTCTCTCAGAACTCACTGGATGTGTGTAAAGTGCCCTCAGGACTGCGCTGTGGCTCTGGGCCGTTTTCCCCTAACAGCCCTTGTAGGTGATGTGAGAACAGAGCTTGCTGCAGTAGGTATGAAAGATCATAGAATGGTCCAAGACCATTTCTGCCAGGTCCCTGTTTGCAAGAGTGTTATCTACTGATGGACGTAGGCAGCACTCTTTGAAGGAACCAGCTGGCCTTTCTCGAATGTGATTTAATAAATCCAGTTAAAGGATGTCACCAGAGTTCCCTCAGAAGTGGTAGGGTTGCCACAGACATTAGTCTTCATATTtggcggggaggggaggggggagttgggggggggttctttttctattttctagttaagaactcactctgtagcccaggctgtattGTGCAGcagccccctgcctcagcctcccaagaactgTGACTGACAGATGTGAGCCCTTAGCACAATGCTGGGCCGTAGTGACTACCCAGTAACATTACCAAGTGAATGAAAAACAGTGCAgatttttccaaatatttatgcCCAAGATATCCAGAAGGTTCTACTGGAGGACACAAAATGAGCCATGTCGATGGAAGCATGACAGGACTGTCTCCCTAACTCCACCCCTAGAACCAGAGGCCGCCCTGGTCTCCAGGTGGAGGCCTTGTGAGATGCAGGCCCTGTAGGAAGCCACAGCAAGACAGGAAAGAGTCAGCCCCTGCTGCCTTCTTCCCTGAGCGGCACCCACACTGCCGAGTTAGCCTACCTTTCAGCTGGTTCAGGGTCACCCAGTAGTGCTGCTCTGGGCTGTGGATGTCTTTGGACCACTGGAGCATGTCTTTTGCACGGGGATCAGTCAGGATGAACCCTACAAACTTTCTCGTAAGTGCGTAATAAGCACTTCCTGAGTAAACCGTTAGGTTATGGGGTGGTTTTTGTTTGAACCTTGTATTTGGAGATACGTAGGTATTTTCTTCAGGGTTAGGCTCAGGGGGCCTTTGGCCTGGCTTGGGTTtggtgtttgggggtggggtcaTCATAGGAGTGATGTTTTTACCCCTCCACTTGGTTCTGATGTACTGGATGAGCTCTTTGTTGGTTTTGATTGGGAATTCCTGTCCACAGAGATTCATAACATATTGCCACTCAAGTGTGGAGTGGACGAGGTCTCTCATGCAGTTAATCTCTGCCTGTAGCCTCTTAGGGCCATCATGAGCCATCTTCTGTGTCTTTGATGAAATAAAGACGTTTTCAAAACAGTTTACGAAGGTTTGCATGGCACTCTTAAACTTCTTTGGGGCCTTTTcatcaatgtggacacagtaGACATTCTGAGGTGCGTAAATTGCTCTGAGAAGCCGCACAAACATGGCCAGCTCCTTATGAACACTTATAACATACGCCAAAGAGAAGTTCCCCTCTTCTGCAGACAGGGGTCTGCTTATGAAATGCAGCCCCCGGGCCATCCTGGAACAGTTTCTGGATGTGCGCAAAAGAGCGAGTATTTCAGAATTGTAAGGGGGTTTGCAGAATTGTGCGATTTGGGGGGCTGCCTTTTTCCCTTCAAATAAAGCTGAGCACAGTTCATCTGGATAGAAGCCACATTCCACCacggccaggtggatgggctcctcctcagcctccttggGACCGGGGTTCCGGGAGTAAAGAAAGATGAAGGCGCAGATCACTCCACATGCCACAAGTCCAGCCTTTGTGGTCCGGAGCTGGCTCATGCTTTGAGCTCTCAGTGTCTTCTCACCACCATAGCTCGAGATggtttcctttcagtttcctacaGGAACAACAGAGAACATTTGAGGCAGGGAACGCTCCCCCCAACTCTCCTGAAGCACATTAACCGTATGTTCCTAAGTACATCACTTGGGGCTAGGGATGCCGCTCAGTGGGCAGAGTGTCTGCCTGGCATACATGAGGCCTGAGGCCCAGGGCTCCATCCGCAGCACTGCATGAACCAGGTGTGGTGTTACCTGTTTGTTATCTCTGCACTGAAGGGCGGGGAcagggagggcagaagttcagggtcatccttggctacacagcaagttcagatGATCCATAGATGGCTAGGTAGGTAGATGGACAGATGGGGAATGCCATTTGAACAGATCTTGGCTTATTGggttccttctttctgtctttttagaGGGGTTTGTTATGTTatccaagctgaccttgaactcgtggatttaagcaatcctcctgcctcaggcttccaaGTCACTGACCTACAGGTGCCTGCAGCACACCTGGGTGTGATCTGACCATTTTTTTatgggtgtgcactctgaaactATTACCACATCAGGGCAAGTTTCACCCCTATGTTTCCTTATGCCCCAGAAAGCCATCTGTCTTTCTACCCCATCTTGCAACAGccatttgtgtgtttctgtgtccctGGAGTCTGTGAGGTGCTATAAGTGGACTTGTACAATGGATTCTTGGTGCGGGGTGGGCTTTTCCTAGTTAAGATAATGATCTGGACGGAGAGTCTGCCTCCTCATTGCAGTTTTCATTCGTTCTTGTTCATTGCTGAGTGATACTCCATCCCATAGTTGTGCACAATTTATTTGTTCAGCTGTTGATGGACTCCTATGCCATTTTCAGCTTCTCATTATTACAAAGATGCTGTAAGCATTGTGCACGAGTCAGTCTTTGAGAAGACAGGTGTTTTtgtctgtctcaaataaatgtgGGATAGTGAAATGGCTGCCTCGCATGTTGGGTGTATAGCTGCACCCTGGTCTTTTCCATGTCAGTACAGCTGCAGGTAGGAGAGTTGGCCACACTGCACGTTGTCAGCACTCCATTTCCATGGTAACCATCCTAATTGGCTTGTAAGGGGCAATTCCCTGCGGTCTCACTGTGTGTCCCTGATGACTGTCACTGCTGAGCACACACTCATGAGTTATTCCCCTGTATTTATGCCTTTCCCCATTACATTGAGTCCAAATCTTTCCATAAAGGATTTGAAGGACAAATTAAGAGAGAGTTTGTGGTTATAAAGGTAAGCCTGTTGAATGAGCTGATGAATTGTTTTTAGGGATTAAATCAAGGTGGGTAGTGATGTCTCTTGATGCCAACGTGGTGACTTGTCTAGAGCCACAGTAGATACGTGAGCAGCTGCAGCAGACGGTGCTGAAGGAGCGTTAATGGAAGACTGCTGCATGCCATGTTTGTCCTCCTGCATTTAGAGAGGCAAGCTGTCCAGGCAAGGTGTCAGGCTGTGCCGTCAGGAGGTCTTGCTGTTTGTGAATCCTGATACTTGAGTGCCACAGAAGTCATATTCTCATGGCGAATGGACTTGCATAGCTCTTTTCCTGGGGTGTGACTTGGGAGCAGGCAGGCCAGCTTTGAGCTACTCTCGGGCTCTCAAGTTTCACAGCCTTGAGAGCTCTGTCTCTTGTGGACATTTTAAATACCACATTTTCACTATAGTTTCTTACCACCTAACATGCTTCAAAATACAAAGCAGCCACTGCTCTGGATGCTGGGTCACAGACCCAGTCAACATCTAATTGCCACAAAGCATCAAACCTTAGGGTCTCTTTTGCAAGAATTTATAAAGCATGCAAGGTCTACCTTCATAAGCATGGCACTCTGATGACTCATCATTTCATGTCTGCTCCCCAAAATAGACAGCCCCGCCCCAGCATAGAAATCGACCAGGAAGGAGGTCCCTGCCGAAGGAGACGCAGGGCAAGCCTCGCAACACTTAGAACTCTTGGTTTTGTCATTTTagacttttacttatttttcactttggtttggtgttttggaGACatagtctcaccatgtagctctggctgtcctggaacttacagtgtagaccaggctggccttgaactcacagagatctgtactgggtgggattaagggcatgtcaccacacccagctaaagcTTAGGCATTTTGAACAAGGTCCACAATACACCTTGGTGCAGTTCTACTGGTATGGTAGCCTTTGCCAGGAAGGCGGCTGAGGAACTGCTTGGTTCTCCGCTGCCTGTGTTGGCAAGTGTGCCCCATAAACCTCTTGCTGTAGCCAAGCCCCGGGGACTGCTCTTTCAGCCATCTACAGAATTAACTGCAGACAGGCCCCGGGATAGCCCAGGGTCCTTCGGGGTGCTCCCTGGCCTAAGTGCTTTTCTGCCTTTTGTAGGTGAGCGAGAGCAAGCTGGGTTTTCTTTTTGCCTCCCCCTTGTCCTCAGCCCAGCTGACACTGGGGCCTGACTGTAACCTGCCCAGATGCCCCTGTCTCAGCCCCAGCCTGTCCACTGCTTCCATGTAGTATTTTGTTACTGCTTTTGAGAAGTCTATTCGTTTGATCAGCAGCATTCAGAGAGTTCCCTCAAGCTTTATTTCCAAAGCCCAGCTCATTATTTCATGTCTCACACTGAGAGCCTGGTGCTCAACCTGAAGGCTGAGGATGCGCTGCAGAGCCAGGGTAGCTGAGTGCTACGAGTGTCCATTCTCCTTCTCCACACTCTGTGATGGTTGCCAGCCTGGTACTTGATTGGCCCCAGACCCGGTGTGACAGAGTTCCCTCGGAGCTGCTTTCTAAGCATGGGACTCAAGTCCCTGCGACCACAACAGGGCAGGTTCTCTTCTGTCGTCTTTGTCGTCCTTGGGCTCAGGACAGTGTCCACAGCACCCTGAACATCAGTTTTTATAGAACCCACAGACTGTTCAACTGTCCGTAAGGGGGTGTCTCGTTCACAGTGTGCTTACACCTAAGCCCTGGGTACTGGTTCAGCCATGTGTCAGCAGAGGTGTGCTCCTGTTGAGGTGTCCGCTCAGAACAAGCACAGCTACCAGTTCATTTTCAGTACTGCCACCAGTAAGAATGGAGGCTTTGGCCGTGGCCTCCAGGCTGACTTACCTAAATCAGGGTTCGTACCCGGTGGCTTGTTAACACCTGTGAAATGTCATCTGTCACTTGCTGTGGAAATAGCCCACCATGATTTTCTTTGGCTTGCAGCCCGAAACCATGGAACTCTTTTTGAGGGGAAAAcgattcctgcctgcctgcctgccatccaTCACTGTCGCTGTGTTTACAGTCACAGGCCGCTGAGAAAGCCCTGCTTCCTTCAGAGCTTACACCTGCTTGCCCCTGCtgtccaccctccctccctcccatgccGTTAGAGACACTCACCAGGTGCAGTTCTGTTTCGGGAGGGAACCCGGGCAGGTGCTGGCCCGGCCACCTTTCTTCTGACCGACTCCGATGGCTGCGGCTCCTGCTTCTCAGAGTTACCTGGCAGGCTGGCTTGCCTTTGCATCCCTAGGGACTTGTATTCTTGTTGATTCTGACacgttggttaaaaaaaaaaaatagcttctgTATTTGATCCCTGAGAATTATTCAGGATTGTACACCTgccagaaaaaaaaggggggggggggcgggggagtagACATAAAGCAATACAAGGTGCTGACAGAGCCGCAGCCCAGAGGAGTGTGCAGCCTCTGGACTCTGAAGCAGCGGCTGGCCCTCTCACCCTGGACATCACACTCTGTACCGGGCAGAGATCGTCAACCCCCAAACTCGGAAAGCTGCTAGCTGGGCTGATGTTTTTGTAAGATGGGACAAGTCCTAAAATGTTCTTCAAAACCAGGCGTGGTAGCacaagctttaatcccagcattctgcacatgggagactgaggcaggtggatctctgaattcccaGTTAACATACATAGttaactccaggccagccaaggctacatagacactgtcccaaaaacaaaaacaaaacaacaaaatattctCTGTAAGACAGGAGGCTGGTTTTTCTGACACTTGTCTGTATTTAGGTTTACTCTGGATAGATCTAATTTGTCCCATTCATTCATTAACTTGTTTAttactacgtgtgtgtgtgtgtgtgtgtgtgtgtgtgtgtgtatacatgtacacacatgtgcgtgTGCGCCCACCTGCCACTGAGCAtgagtggagggcagaggacagtttGCAAAGGTCAGTTCTTCCACCTTGTGGTTCCAGGGATTATGCTCAGGCCATGagggtttggcagcaagtgtctacctgctgagccgtctcactggcccgACATACCCGTTTTCAGGAGAGCAGTGCAGAGGATTGGGTCACCACACTCGACGCATACCTGGGTAGAGTGCTCATGTGGTGTATCAGGTGCAGGCTTCCACCACAGAACAGAACatgggaggggggagggcagCACAGGAGACTTGTCCCCCCTGTTTCTAGATTCCTATGAtggcagggtgggtgggtggtgtctTCACCTGCTGGAGAAGCGACCCTGAGGCACAAGAGTGTTTGTGAACAGCTGTCACAGCTGCTATAGAAAGAGGTCTAGGCGGGGTAGCTAGCAGAGTCTCCGTGAACTTCAGGCCTAGCTCCCATCAAGCCTTTGAGGAGGGAGAGCAAGTCCAGCTTGTGCGTGGGGGGTCTCAGCTTCCACCTGTTGAGTTTCTGCTTCTATCTAGCAAGAATCTTGAAAgagcagccagacatggtgcaCACGACTTAACggtggaggctagcctgggctacaagtgagATTTAAGATCTGAGCACAGTAGTTcttgcctgtcatcccagcacttggaaggccgaGGTAGGAGAATTTCCATGAGTTCAGGCCAGCTTAAATTATGTAGTTCTCAACTAACCTGG
This genomic interval carries:
- the LOC131910011 gene encoding beta-1,3-galactosyl-O-glycosyl-glycoprotein beta-1,6-N-acetylglucosaminyltransferase 7-like codes for the protein MSQLRTTKAGLVACGVICAFIFLYSRNPGPKEAEEEPIHLAVVECGFYPDELCSALFEGKKAAPQIAQFCKPPYNSEILALLRTSRNCSRMARGLHFISRPLSAEEGNFSLAYVISVHKELAMFVRLLRAIYAPQNVYCVHIDEKAPKKFKSAMQTFVNCFENVFISSKTQKMAHDGPKRLQAEINCMRDLVHSTLEWQYVMNLCGQEFPIKTNKELIQYIRTKWRGKNITPMMTPPPNTKPKPGQRPPEPNPEENTYVSPNTRFKQKPPHNLTVYSGSAYYALTRKFVGFILTDPRAKDMLQWSKDIHSPEQHYWVTLNQLKDAPGATPDAVWEGNIRATKRRMEEGDGHKGCTGHDAQDTCVYGLGDLPGLIQSPALFAKFEPSTDPLVVACLERQHRLKALQQAEVPTEPHWQFPRETRFSSQPHH